Proteins encoded in a region of the Thunnus thynnus chromosome 8, fThuThy2.1, whole genome shotgun sequence genome:
- the s1pr4 gene encoding sphingosine 1-phosphate receptor 4 produces MNVFSSFTSSSSCPQLYHLPSYPSNATISNATATATGISNVILRHYNHTGRLQNRTISNTQNHISVTMAVFLFFSVFIILENFLMLVAVISRICHSRRWVYVCIANITLSDLLTGTAYLVNICMSGNQTFRLSPALWLFREGLLFVALAASIFSLLLIAVERYTTMMKPLNQKSSSKSYYRIYGLVVLCWVFALVIGFLPLLGWNCVCSLDGCSTLLPLYSKTYIFFSLIIFFLILLAIAVLYGAIYCHVHQSAQLAPKRSRKRSLALLKTVITIVGVFMLCWGPLFLLLLVDFFCVSRQCGLLFSADFFITLAVLNSGLNPIIYALGSSDMRKAFAELLCCCCVKAGLCNPDIFTSKDTNSTSESRRDSLRNSFNKVRNLSVASPPSTPGKTHKANRKSRLSSTTTCLSVSSG; encoded by the coding sequence ATGAATgtcttctcctccttcacttcctcctcctcctgcccccAATTGTACCACTTACCCAGTTACCCCAGCAACGCCACCATTTCAAATGCCACCGCTACAGCCACTGGAATCAGCAATGTGATCTTGCGCCATTACAACCACACTGGCCGCCTGCAGAACAGGACCATCTCAAACACCCAGAACCACATCAGTGTCACCATGGCggtcttcctcttcttcagtgttttcatcatCCTGGAGAATTTCCTGATGTTGGTGGCCGTCATCTCCCGCATCTGCCACAGCCGGCGCTGGGTTTACGTCTGCATCGCCAACATCACACTCAGTGACCTCCTAACCGGCACTGCCTACCTGGTCAACATCTGTATGTCTGGCAACCAGACGTTCCGCCTCAGCCCCGCACTTTGGCTGTTCAGAGAGGGCCTGCTGTTTGTAGCTCTGGCAGCATCcatattcagtttattgctAATTGCTGTAGAGCGTTACACCACTATGATGAAGCCACTGAACCAGAAGTCATCCAGTAAGTCCTACTATAGGATCTATGGCTTGGTGGTACTCTGCTGGGTTTTTGCGCTGGTGATTGGCTTCCTCCCATTGCTGGGCTGGAACTGTGTGTGCAGCTTGGATGGGTGCTccaccctcctccctctttACTCCAAAACctacatctttttctctcttatcatcttcttcctcatcctcttgGCTATCGCCGTGCTCTATGGTGCCATCTACTGCCATGTACACCAGAGTGCACAGCTGGCCCCCAAGCGCAGTCGTAAACGCTCTTTGGCTCTGCTTAAAACTGTGATCACCATTGTTGGGGTCTTTATGCTTTGCTGGGGGCCATTATTCCTGCTGCTACTGGTGGATTTTTTCTGCGTCTCCCGCCAGTGTGGACTGCTGTTCAGCGCAGATTTTTTCATCACCCTGGCTGTCTTAAACTCTGGCCTGAACCCCATCATCTACGCCCTGGGCAGCAGTGATATGAGGAAGGCTTTCGCTGAGCTCCTGTGTTGCTGCTGCGTGAAGGCCGGCCTCTGTAACCCAGACATATTCACATCGAAGGATACCAACAGCACCTCCGAGAGCAGGCGCGACAGTCTAAGAAACAGTTTTAACAAAGTCAGGAATCTGAGTGTGGCCTCCCCGCCATCAACCCCAGGCAAAACGCACAAAGCAAATAGAAAATCTAGGCTGAGCTCCACCACCACCTGCCTGTCAGTTTCAAGTGGTTAG